A window from Sus scrofa isolate TJ Tabasco breed Duroc chromosome 2, Sscrofa11.1, whole genome shotgun sequence encodes these proteins:
- the CCDC179 gene encoding coiled-coil domain-containing protein 179, translating into MKAEVGMMWLQANGCKQPPKAEKAKEQVLSESPWRKTLADCSVIQIKLARFEPILKDVWVKSYKQALVVNFVVFRREVELQSFYSTILIPSTSVNKEGSKWHHPSRITENQSTDKRVERMQNLRKRKMKFRKRFARPAPVPEPGLLWPSN; encoded by the exons atgaaggctgAGGTTGGAATGATGTGGCTTCAAGCCAATGGATGCAAGCAGCCACCAAAAGCTGAAAAAGCAAAGGAACAGGTTCTATCCGAAAGCCCCTGGAGAAA GACATTGGCTGACTGTAGTGTGATACAGATTAAGCTGGCGAGATTTGAACCCATTCTCAAAGATGTTTGGGTGAAGAGCTACAAA caggctttggttgtgaattttgttgtttttaggagagaggttgagctgcagtccttctattccaccatcttaattccATCCACAAGTGTCAATAAG GAAGGCTCAAAATGGCATCATCCTTCACGCATAACTGAAAATCAg TCCACAGATAAACGTGTTGAACGTATGCAAAAcctaagaaaaaggaagatgaaatTTAGGAAACGGTTTGCAAGACCTGCCCCTGTTCCAGAGCCAGGTCTCCTA